One Nerophis ophidion isolate RoL-2023_Sa linkage group LG06, RoL_Noph_v1.0, whole genome shotgun sequence genomic region harbors:
- the LOC133554818 gene encoding uncharacterized protein LOC133554818 isoform X1, whose amino-acid sequence MYFAKCLSAIFIIKMNELEICHFNHCLCRFRQLMYFGPVHNFLCYCMELGPIFYFVCFAASSIAWIAWIFAYNGSCCVCLINTNMNTKTVPVSLSTLRRRTRVDVQKGWPRYDVSVVRTCDNYKDALKIMQQYRNGCNTSDLQSEAENEVELPEKTNRKPVHRLGDSDDSEEDPGNGDLASLGLASQLHWQTPPSRRVPARVIRTRQLNSSTGDNFLAPHHGEGRIHMTSPAPALNMQRVTQSRDWERQSLLNSLQPLHQPSTCGRQRSLDPDWPTGQHGEGEEWPTTFPALRLRSRSLACWKLLNTPKTS is encoded by the exons ATGTATTTTGCAAAGTGTCTATCTGCAATCTTTATAATTAAAATGAATGAATTAGAAATTTGTCATTTTAATCACTGTTTATGTCGGTTCAGACAACTAATGTATTTTGGGCCTGTTCATAATTTCTTATGCTACTGTATGGAACTTGGTCCCATCttctattttgtgtgttttgcagCATCATCTATTGCCTGGATTGCCTGGATTTTTGCCTACAATGGCTCCTGCTGCGTTTGCTTAATCAA CACAAACATGAATACAAAGACTGTGCCTGTCTCTTTATCAACTTTAAGACGAAGGACACGTGTGGACGTTCAAAAAGGCTGGCCAAGATATGACGTTTCTGTTGTCCGAACTTGTG ACAACTACAAAGACGCATTaaaaataatgcaacaatatcgAAACGGCTGCAACACCTCAGACCTGCAATCTGAGGCAGAGAATGAGGTTGAGCTGCCAGAAAAAacgaacaggaagccagt CCATCGTCTCGGGGACTCGGATGATAGCGAGGAAGACCCGGGAAATGGTGACCTCGCATCTCTGGGGTTGGCAAGCCAATTGCACTGGCAGA CTCCACCGTCTCGCCGAGTGCCAGCAAGAGTCATTAGAACTCGTCAACTCAACTCTTCAACTGGAGATAACTTTCTAG CACCTCACCATGGGGAAGGGCGTATTCATATGACTTCACCAGCACCTGCATTAAACATGCAGAGAGTTACACAAAGTAGGGACTGGGAACGACAGTCCCTCCTCAACTCCCTCCAGCCCCTGCACCAGCCCTCAACATGTGGCAGACAGAGGAGCCTGGATCCAGACTGGCCTACAGGCCAACATGGCGAGGGGGAAGAATGGCCGACAACATTTCCCGCTCTG CGGCTGAGGTCCAGATCCTTAGCCTGCTGGAAACTATTAAACACACCCAAGACCAGCTGA
- the LOC133554818 gene encoding uncharacterized protein LOC133554818 isoform X2 gives MYFAKCLSAIFIIKMNELEICHFNHCLCRFRQLMYFGPVHNFLCYCMELGPIFYFVCFAASSIAWIAWIFAYNGSCCVCLINTNMNTKTVPVSLSTLRRRTRVDVQKGWPRYDVSVVRTCDNYKDALKIMQQYRNGCNTSDLQSEAENEVELPEKTNRKPVHRLGDSDDSEEDPGNGDLASLGLASQLHWQTPPSRRVPARVIRTRQLNSSTGDNFLAAEVQILSLLETIKHTQDQLMAKVNFLTSRLTIAPGPKVEMPANIQFPLEQLEAVEAFDALLNEPSNGPARQRVISSLATI, from the exons ATGTATTTTGCAAAGTGTCTATCTGCAATCTTTATAATTAAAATGAATGAATTAGAAATTTGTCATTTTAATCACTGTTTATGTCGGTTCAGACAACTAATGTATTTTGGGCCTGTTCATAATTTCTTATGCTACTGTATGGAACTTGGTCCCATCttctattttgtgtgttttgcagCATCATCTATTGCCTGGATTGCCTGGATTTTTGCCTACAATGGCTCCTGCTGCGTTTGCTTAATCAA CACAAACATGAATACAAAGACTGTGCCTGTCTCTTTATCAACTTTAAGACGAAGGACACGTGTGGACGTTCAAAAAGGCTGGCCAAGATATGACGTTTCTGTTGTCCGAACTTGTG ACAACTACAAAGACGCATTaaaaataatgcaacaatatcgAAACGGCTGCAACACCTCAGACCTGCAATCTGAGGCAGAGAATGAGGTTGAGCTGCCAGAAAAAacgaacaggaagccagt CCATCGTCTCGGGGACTCGGATGATAGCGAGGAAGACCCGGGAAATGGTGACCTCGCATCTCTGGGGTTGGCAAGCCAATTGCACTGGCAGA CTCCACCGTCTCGCCGAGTGCCAGCAAGAGTCATTAGAACTCGTCAACTCAACTCTTCAACTGGAGATAACTTTCTAG CGGCTGAGGTCCAGATCCTTAGCCTGCTGGAAACTATTAAACACACCCAAGACCAGCTGATGGCGAAGGTCAACTTCTTAACCAGCAGGTTGACCATTGCCCCGGGGCCAAAAGTGGAAATGCCAGCCAATATCCAGTTTCCACTGGAACAGTTGGAAGCAGTGGAGGCATTTGACGCATTATTGAATGAACCTTCAAATGGCCCAGCTCGACAAAGAGTG ATTTCTTCTTTGGCCACCATATGA